In Achromobacter pestifer, the DNA window GTCGATCTTGTTCTTGTAATGGCCGTAGACGGCGCCCCTGGATACGCCCGCATAGTCGGCAATGTCGCTCATGGTGGTGCCAGCCACCCCTTTCGACAGGAACACGTGCTCCGCCGCATCCAGGATGCGGTCGCGGGTGCGTTGGGACTCTTCTTTCGTCTTGCGGGCCATGCGGGGACCTCCTTCTTAAAAAAAATCGGCTGCAAAAAAACGGCGACTTCAAAACAAGAAGCCGCCTTTTTCGTCACTGTGAATAAGTGTGAAGCGGGAGCATACTTCCGAACAAAATAATTAATCAAGCGTGACGGATTAAATGATAGACTCGCTTCCCCACGCGGGAAAGTCGGCGCCTTTCCCCACCTCAGCCCTCCCCGGGCCCATCAGATAATTTTAAAAATGAAGCAAAGAGTCTCTCTACGCACGCTCGCCCTTTCTTCCGTATTAATTCTTATTACCGGTTGCTCGAAACCGGAAACCCAAGCAGCCGCCGAGGCACCCGCCGAAGTCGGCGTCATCGTCGCCGCGGCCACGCCCACCAGCGTCGCCACCGATTTGCCGGGCCGGCTGGAGCCCTACCGCGAGGCCGAGGTACGCGCACGCGTGGCCGGCATCGTCACCGCGCGCCTGTACGAGGAAGGCCAGGACGTGGCGCGCGGCGCCGCCCTGTTCCAGATCGACCCCGCGCCGCTGCAGGCCGCCTACGATTCCGAAGCCGCGAACCTGGCGCGCGCGCAGGCGAACCTGTCCGCCGCCGCAGACAAGCTGCGCCGCTACGCCGACCTGGTGTCGGACCGCGCCATCAGCGAACGCGATCACGCCGAAAGCGTGGCGCAGGAACGCCAGGCGCGGGCCGAAGTCGCCCTGGCCCGCGCCAACCTGCAAAGCGCCAAGCTGAAGCTGGATTACGCACGCGTCACCTCGCCCATCGACGGCCGGGCGCGGCGCGCGCTGGTGACCGAAGGCGCGCTGGTGGGCGAAGGCCAGGCCACGCCGCTGACGGTGGTGCAGCAGATCGATCCCATCTACGTGAACTTCGCCCAACCCGCCGCCGAAGTGATGCAGCTGCAGAAGCAGATCCGCGCAGGCGCGCTGGAAGGCGTGGCGCCGGACCAGGTGCGGGTGCGCCTCGTGCTGCCCGACGGCTCCGAGTACGGGCGCGGCGGCACGCTGTCGTTCGCCGACCTGGCGGTGGATCCGGGCACGGACAACGTCACGATGCGGGCGCTGTTCGAGAACCCCGGCCGCGACCTGCTGCCGGGCATGTACGTGCGGGTGCGGCTGGAGCAGGCGATCAACCGCGACACCTACCTGGTGCCGCGCAATGCCCTGCTGCGCAGCGCCGAAGGCGCGCATGTGCTGGCCGCCGGCCCCGACGGAGAGCTGAAGAAGATTGCCGTCACCGCGCAGCGGCTGCAGGGTCCCAACTGGATCGTCACGCAGGGATTGGCGGGCGGCGAACGCATCGTCGTCGAAAACGCCGCGCACTTGGCGGCGGGACAGAAAATCAAACCGGTGGAGCGGGCCGCGCCCAGTGCACAAGCCCCAGCCGCCGGCAACCCGGAGGCCGGCGTCCAGGCAAGGACGCCCGCCGCGGGCCAAAAAGGATAAACCGCAATGGCGCGTTTTTTTATCGATCGCCCAGTCTTCGCTTGGGTGATCTCGCTGCTGATCGTGCTGATCGGCATCCTGTCGATCCGTGCGCTGCCCGTGGCGCAGTATCCGGACATCGCACCGCCGGTGGTCAACGTCGGCGCCAGCTACCCGGGCGCCTCGGCCAAGGTGGTCGAAGAAGCCGTCACCGCCATCATCGAACGCGAGATGAACGGCGCCCCGGGGTTGATGTACACCTCGTCCAGCAGCGACTCGACAGGCTGGGCCAGCATCAACCTGACCTTCAAGCAAGGCACCAACCCGGACCTGGCGGCCGTGGAAGTGCAGAACCGCCTCAAGGCGGTGGAGCCGCGCCTGCCGGAATCGGTGCGCCGCGACGGCGTGCGCGTGGAGAAGGCGGCCGACAACATCCAGCTGGTGGTATCGCTGAAGTCGGACGGCGGGCTGGATGACATCCAGCTGGGCGAACTGGCCGCGTCCAACGTGCTGCAGGCGCTGCGCCGCGTGGAAGGCGTGGGCAAGGTGCAGTCGTTCGGCGCGGAAGCCGCCATGCGCATCTGGCCGGATCCGGCCAAACTGACGGCCATGTCCCTGACCCCGGGCGACATCGTCTCGGCCCTGCGCAGCCACAACGCGCGCGTCACCATCGGCGAACTGGGCAACCAGGCCGTGCCCAAGGACGCGCCGCTGAACGCCAGCATCGTGGCCGGCGAATCGCTGCGCACGCCCGAGCAGTTCGGCAATATCCCGCTGCGCGCGCAGCCGGACGGCGCCACCCTGCGCCTGAAGGACGTGGCCCGGGTCGAGCTGGGCGGCACCGACTACATGTACCTGTCGCGCGTGAACGGCATGACCGGCACGGGTCTGGGCATCAAGCTGGCGCCAGGCTCGAACGCGGTGGAAACCACCAAGCGCATCCGCGCGACCATGCAGGAGCTGGCCCAGTACTTCCCGCCGGGCGTGACCTGGGACATCCCGTACGAGACCTCAACCTTCGTGGAGATCTCCATCAAGAAGGTGCTGATGACGCTGCTGGAAGCCGTGGCCCTGGTGTTCTGCGTGATGTACCTGTTCATGCAGAACTTCCGCGCCACGCTGATTCCGACGCTGGTAGTGCCGGTGGCCCTGCTGGGCACGCTGGGCGTGATGCTGGGGCTGGGCTATTCCATCAACGTGCTGACGATGTTTGGCATGGTGCTGGCCATCGGCATCCTGGTGGACGACGCCATCGTGGTGGTGGAAAACGTCGAACGGATCATGGCCGAGGAAGGCCTGCCGCCGCGCGAGGCCACGGTCAAGGCCATGGGCCAGATCAGCGGCGCCATCGTGGGCATCACGGTGGTGCTGGTGTCGGTGTTCGTCCCCATGGCGTTCTTCGACGGCGCGGTGGGCAACATCTATCGACAGTTCGCCGTGACGCTGGCCGTGTCGATCGCCTTCTCGGCTTTCCTGGCTCTGTCGCTGACGCCGGCGTTGTGCGCCAGCATGCTCAAGCCGATCGCTGCGGGCCACCACGAGAAGCGCGGCTTCTTCGGCTGGTTCAACCGGGCCTTCGCGCGCCTGACCACGCGCTACACGGCGCGGGTGTCGGGCGTGCTGGCCCGTCCGGCGCGCTTCGGCCTGGCCT includes these proteins:
- a CDS encoding MexX/AxyX family multidrug efflux RND transporter periplasmic adaptor subunit — protein: MKQRVSLRTLALSSVLILITGCSKPETQAAAEAPAEVGVIVAAATPTSVATDLPGRLEPYREAEVRARVAGIVTARLYEEGQDVARGAALFQIDPAPLQAAYDSEAANLARAQANLSAAADKLRRYADLVSDRAISERDHAESVAQERQARAEVALARANLQSAKLKLDYARVTSPIDGRARRALVTEGALVGEGQATPLTVVQQIDPIYVNFAQPAAEVMQLQKQIRAGALEGVAPDQVRVRLVLPDGSEYGRGGTLSFADLAVDPGTDNVTMRALFENPGRDLLPGMYVRVRLEQAINRDTYLVPRNALLRSAEGAHVLAAGPDGELKKIAVTAQRLQGPNWIVTQGLAGGERIVVENAAHLAAGQKIKPVERAAPSAQAPAAGNPEAGVQARTPAAGQKG
- a CDS encoding multidrug efflux RND transporter permease subunit, producing MARFFIDRPVFAWVISLLIVLIGILSIRALPVAQYPDIAPPVVNVGASYPGASAKVVEEAVTAIIEREMNGAPGLMYTSSSSDSTGWASINLTFKQGTNPDLAAVEVQNRLKAVEPRLPESVRRDGVRVEKAADNIQLVVSLKSDGGLDDIQLGELAASNVLQALRRVEGVGKVQSFGAEAAMRIWPDPAKLTAMSLTPGDIVSALRSHNARVTIGELGNQAVPKDAPLNASIVAGESLRTPEQFGNIPLRAQPDGATLRLKDVARVELGGTDYMYLSRVNGMTGTGLGIKLAPGSNAVETTKRIRATMQELAQYFPPGVTWDIPYETSTFVEISIKKVLMTLLEAVALVFCVMYLFMQNFRATLIPTLVVPVALLGTLGVMLGLGYSINVLTMFGMVLAIGILVDDAIVVVENVERIMAEEGLPPREATVKAMGQISGAIVGITVVLVSVFVPMAFFDGAVGNIYRQFAVTLAVSIAFSAFLALSLTPALCASMLKPIAAGHHEKRGFFGWFNRAFARLTTRYTARVSGVLARPARFGLAYLAVIAAVALLFARLPSSFLPDEDQGSFMAMVILPQGSPQAETMAMVKEVERYMMEHEPVEYVYSVNGFSNYGSGPNSAMFFVTLKDWKQRGGADLHVNAVVERINAAFADHKNVMVHALNSPPLPDLGSTSGFDFRLQDRAGLGYEALTQARQQLLAAAAKHPALAEVVFAGQEEAPQLELRVDRDKAQAMGVPLDEINTALAVMYGSDYIGDFMLNGQVRRVTVQADGKSRVDMEDVSRLHVRNLQGQMVPLSAFATLKWSMGPPQLNRYNGFPSFTINGSAAPGHSSGEAMRAIEALAAELPRGIGFDWSGQSYEERLSGNQAPVLFALSVLVVFLALAALYESWSIPLAVILVVPLGVIGAVLGVTLRGMPNDIYFKVGLIATIGLSAKNAILIVEVAKDLVRDGQGIVSATLEAARLRLRPIVMTSLAFGVGVLPLALATGAASGAQAAIGTGVLGGIVTATVLAIFLVPLFFLIVGRVLGMRVRPSRPQGRETLETSP